CTTGTTCATCAAAAGTATTTTATTAGAATCAAAAATGAATGCAATCAAGTAGCAGCTAGACTTAAATTAGGCTGTTTGGCCGGCAGCCGGCGCTTATGGAAAGCTCTGCTCATATCAACCATGAGAACTTAACAAAATCcttttatattaataaaaaaaagtgcatgtGCACATGTCGAGACAATCTGACAATCACATCATTAGGCTATGAAAGAATATATTATTTATGTTGTAAGAAAATCTGAAATTAAAGTAAattctttataaaaaataaataaatagtttggtGCTGTCGACCGCACCCCTACTTCCAACGTCTATGATTCCACCTGTGTGTTtgctgctatgacaagtcagaATGTTTGCTCTGAAAAAGGATTGGATAGCCAGACAATAAGCTGCAAAGTAAAACTGTATAGTGCAAATCActgtttgtagttgttttgtctTTCTGATTGAATCTGATAAAAGTTTTCTTAGTAGtacatctgttttgttttctgtctcaaAACTGAGCAGTGACCTGATCATAACCCACACTTGCTTGGTTTCTTCCTCTTCATATGAAATTAACGTTACCCTCGCTGACCTTCTTGCTctccttaattttttttagtGGGCCAGTTGTGCTTCCTGATCCGCCAGCGTGTGTCTTTGAGACCAGAGGAAGCACTCTTCTTCTTCGTCAACAACTCCCTCCCCCCATCCAGCtcccctctctctgctgtatATGAGGTAACTGCACCCATACAGACACGTGTTCACATAAGGATcctccccaacacacacatcacCAGAACAAACATATTCAACATTACATTGGCAGATCACCGTCCTCTTCTGAAGCTATTTGTGAGTTTGCCTGCTTATAGCTACATAAATGCAAGTTTCagattacacacattacacacattttcagccTTCTCCTCTTGACACAACATATCAAAAATGTCTTCACAGACGACAGATCTGCTTAGACAGCAATGTTACTTCGCTTTTCTTGATCTCACAAATAGCGTGCCAGTAATCCCATGCAAgaaaaatctgacttttttatttttgtcattctgAAAGTGCAACCTGTATTATGttgcatgttaaaaaaaaagaagcagtttgtatgtatgttgatGTTGTTTAAGGCTAAGAAGATATAAAACCATAGTACTTTTGTTCATCTTATCGAGCAGTTTAATGTGGTTAGCATGGGTGTGTCAGCCCATGTGCACACTCTCACGTACACTTGTAATGCTGAATTATTAATTTTTCTCCTGCCTTGTTGTGTTCCAGGAGCACCATGAAGAGGACCTGTTTCTCTACATGACCTACAGTAATGAGAGTGTGTACGGTGCCTGAGGGAGGACAAAAgactggagaaagagagagagagagggaatgagacTGTCAGAGGGATAAAGAGTTAAGGCTGTTTGTAATGCTTCACACCACTTTTATTCTCTATATTAGTTTTGATAAGTAACTACAGTACATGGTGGAAGAAATGCTTCGCACAAGGCAGAGGGGTCAGTATTTTGGGGTGAGCATAATGTGTTTTAGAACAGACGAGGGgtgaaaagaaagaatgaatgCATCGATCGCAAAAGGAAGTTATTGAAATTATGTTGACAGATCTCTCATAATCTTTCTCAGTCTGCTGTATTTAatgcaaatagtttttttgtaaattaataTCAAACCTTTGTGGAAAATAAAGATGAAAATGCATACATTTCTGATTCTCTGTGTTTATGTTTCTGTATCTGCCACACCCGTGGTTTTAGATGTCaataaaaaaaggcagaaatgaACATTTAAATCAAAACCTTATTATTCatcaaagttttttattttattattcagaGTATTGAGTTGAACCTTTGAATCAAGCCTCTGTCATCACACAGTACAATGCTTAAATAACATGTTGAAATTGGCCTGCGCTTTTATCATTGTTATTGTGGGCCGTCTCATACGAAGAATGTGAAGGCCTATCTCAGCACAAACAGTCTCTTTTAAACTGTGCCACCAGTCAACTGATTAGAGTTATGTTTAATTTCATGTGTGGATAATGCTTAAACGGACATGTATTACACATAaactggtgatgttttcagcgatatccattattttgtctcacttgCAAACACTTCGTGAAAATGTGAACCTCTGGCACACGAGGGGcggaggcagagcagaacgCAGGGCAGAGccttgttgaatattcactgatttcatgcaaatatcaccagttaacatgatcacCAGCTAAACTGGCACACCGGCATCGCTACGGTgaaggattgctgttgttaaaataaacagttcttcgtgtgaatttcttaagtacaatgatcccccttacccccaccaatacatttgtggaagaaacttgataccgtaattcggcagtatatttggaataataaacaacctaggctaaaatactctaccctgcaacgtaccacaaacacgtgaggcctggccctccccaaccttaaagtatACCACAGAGCCTTTCcgctacgggccctcagagtgtggatggacccctcatctacagtcccatggagagaaatagagcaaaacctcactggaagtctaagactgaaAGACCTTGCCTtttcaggtgtgtgtccaaaaaagtgtatgctagcctatggccctattatcaccaacacattgaccaactttaaacaggtagAGGAAaaactacgctacaccaataaaTGGCAATTGAACACCCAAATTTGGCACAacatacacttaatgtctggtaacaaaccatttgtttataaccagtggagtgacagaggtatttatactctagaccagctattcaatgatgaaggtatgttaagttttgaagacctgagagctagctttgaggtccctaggacatccttcttcctttatcttcgcttaagatcagccctaaaatgttatggagtaccatggggGAACAGTTTTGAGAtg
This sequence is a window from Sander vitreus isolate 19-12246 chromosome 6, sanVit1, whole genome shotgun sequence. Protein-coding genes within it:
- the LOC144519537 gene encoding gamma-aminobutyric acid receptor-associated protein-like 1, with translation MGSQYQRSVALEVRRAEGERVRAKHPDKIPIIVERAPRSRAPELDKKKYLVPSDLTVGQLCFLIRQRVSLRPEEALFFFVNNSLPPSSSPLSAVYEEHHEEDLFLYMTYSNESVYGA